The genome window CGACGCGCGGGCCCGTGACGACAGGGTCTGGCCGCAGGGCGTCAGCGTCTGCTTGCTTCGGCCTGGCCGATAGATTCAGCGCGCCCGGGCCGGCGTGCCGGCCCCCTTAGGCCGCGGGGGCCGCGTCGTCGATCGTTAGCGGCCGCGCGGACGTCGGACGCCGACCAGAAGCGCCGTCTGCGCGCGGCTCGGCTCGAGCCGGCGCCTTTCGGGGTTGACCTTGAGCCCGAGAGCCTCGAGCGTCTCGACGCCGAGCAGCGGATCCGAGCCCGGCAGGAGCAAAGCGATCGTCGGGCCTGTCCTGCCGCCCACGGTCACGCCGATCGAGCACGCCTTGAGCCGCCGACGTCTGCCGTCGGCCAGCGAGACCTCGAATCTCTGCGGTAGGGTGGGCGCCCCTACCTTGCGGGCGAGCGCAGGCGGGACGATTGAATGCGTGGCACCGGTGTCCACCAGGAAATCGGCCATGGCGCTCCGCCGCGCGGACAGTCTCGCCCTGACGACGATGTGACCCACGCGTGAGTGGGTAGCACGCCCTTACGCCCGTCGGAAGGCCGAGCTCATCGCCTATCTGTAGCCACAGGCCGGCGCGCCGCCCACGAGGCCATCTTCATCCCTTGGCATCACCGCCCCATCCGTTCCACAATCCCGCCTCATGAGCCTCACCAATGACCTCACCTCCTTCGCGGCGACCGCCGTCCGTCTCGGGCGCGGCGTCTATCCGCGCGTGACTGCCGCGGGCCGTCCGGATCCGCCGAAGCTCCTCGAGCTCTACGACTTCGAGGGCTGCCCCTTCTGCCGAAAAGTCCGAGAGGTGCTCTGCGAGCTCGACCTCGACTACCTGGAGCATCCCGTGGCGCGGGGGAGCCCCCGGCGCGCGGAGCTCGTGAAGCGCGGCGGGAAGATGCAGGCGCCGTACCTCGTCGACCCCAACACCCGGACCGAGATGTACGAATCGGACGACATCATCGCCTACCTGAACGCGACCTACGGCGCCGGCGCGCGCGCGGGCTGGCGCCTTCCCGTGCCGCGCGTCCTCGACGACGCCGACTCGATGCTGGCGAGCGCCGTCCGTCTCGGCCGCGGCGCGCGCTGCCGGACGACGCGGGAGCTGAGCGGCATCATGCCCCTCGTCCTCTACAACATGGAGGGCTCGCCCTACTGCCGGAAGGTGCGCGAGGCGCTCTCCGAGCTCGATCTCGAGCACGTCGTGCGCAACGTCCCCAAGGGCAGCCCCAAGCGCGCCGCGCTGGTCGAGCGGGGCGGGAAGATGCAGGTCCCCTACCTGATCGACCCGAACACCGACCGCGCGCTGTACGAGTCGGACGACATCGTCGCGTACCTGGAGGCCGAGTACGCATGATCGAGTGGAGCGAGAGCAGCGCCGGAGATTGATGGCTCGACTTGGAAGGCGCGACTGGCGACAACGCACCGCCCTCCTTCGCCGAGAAGCGCTCGCCGGCAACGTTGGAGCCATGGTGGACCTCGGCCTGTTGCTTCAAGAGGGCCTTCAGGATGCACGCGGGCGCGCGATCGTGCGCCGCAATCCGCGAGCGGGGTTCCGCCTCCTTCTTCGCTCCGCCGTGAACGGGAATACTTCAGCCGCCTTGCCGCTGGGCTACGCCTACGACGTCGGGCTTGGCACCCGGCGGGACCAGCGGCAGGCGCTCCGCTGGTAGCACCGGGCCTACCGCGCCGGAAGCAGCACGGCGGCGAGCAACGTCGCCACTGTCCATCGCGACGATCGCAATCTTCGCCTCGCCTTCCAGTGGTGGAAGCGCGCAGTCGAGCTGGGAGACGGCGACGCTGCGGTGGACGCCGGCTACTGCTACCAGTACGGAATCGGCACCGGTCCGAGCATCCGCGTGGCGTGCCGCATGTCTGCGCCATCCGTACTCGAGCGTGCAGCGCCATGGGAGACACGATCGGCGCGAGGCCGGCCGCGCAGCGGCCATCGTCTGATACGCTTCACTGCTCCCTTGCTCAAGCCCGCGCCCGCGGGACCCGGGGCGCCATCTGCCTAAGCGGCGCAGCGGGCCGGAGCCGGAGGTGATCCAATGGTAACGTGGAGAGACTTCGCCGCCGCGGAGCCCGAGTTGGCAGCAGCGGGGCGCTCTCTGCTCCATCAGTTCGGCGTGGGGCTGGCCTTTCTCGCCACGGTGCGCAAGGACGGCGCACCGCGGCTCCATCCGGTGTGCCCCGTCCTGTCCGACG of Deltaproteobacteria bacterium contains these proteins:
- a CDS encoding glutathione S-transferase, whose translation is MSLTNDLTSFAATAVRLGRGVYPRVTAAGRPDPPKLLELYDFEGCPFCRKVREVLCELDLDYLEHPVARGSPRRAELVKRGGKMQAPYLVDPNTRTEMYESDDIIAYLNATYGAGARAGWRLPVPRVLDDADSMLASAVRLGRGARCRTTRELSGIMPLVLYNMEGSPYCRKVREALSELDLEHVVRNVPKGSPKRAALVERGGKMQVPYLIDPNTDRALYESDDIVAYLEAEYA